The Cannabis sativa cultivar Pink pepper isolate KNU-18-1 chromosome 8, ASM2916894v1, whole genome shotgun sequence genomic interval ATccaagtaaaattttaaaattttagaagtGACTGGGAGATTGGTTCTTGTAATTATAACTGTTATGGTTTTTGTTTCTGATGTGAGTGAGGTTAAGGTTTAGCTCTCCATGTCaataataattgttatttcaaAAGCAATTATTCCTAATAagaatattttgttattttgtaacATGTTCTTTTCAATATTTATGGTTTGTTAATGTTGAACAACATATCCTAACACCTTAATCTTTTGGGGTCAAGCGCCTTGAAATGTATGGAATTCCCGTTCCAAGATATGCCCTTGTAAATAGAGAAAAGCCTTATCAAGACCTAGACTATTTTGTTGAGGAAGAAGATTTTGTTGAGGTTCACAATGAGCGATTTTGGAAACCATTTGTGGAGAAGCCTGTTGATGGTAAGCTTGCCCCAATactttatcttttaagatattatattagtATGTAATATTGTTTTTTCTGTATGTTGTAACAATGTTATTAATGATTGTCAGTCTTTTCTTTTGTGAAGGAGATAATCATAGTATAATGATATATTACCCCAGCTCAGCAGGAGGAGGAATGAAGGAATTATTTAGAAAGGTGAGCTATTGCTAAAGTTCTATTTATTTTCTGATGTTATTGATTAGATCTAAATTCTAAAGGTTTGTGGTTGTTTGAGATTATTAGCTGGTACATTGTAACAGTGTTCAAGTCCATGGGAATTTATCTTTAAGGGTTGGGAGGAGGTTCGGTAGATATTTTTACTCATCTTTTTTATTATGACAATCAAACATGTTTCTATTcgggaaagaaagaaaaagcattTAAACATAATGATCGTTATATTAATTGAAGTGTAAAGCTATGAACAGTTCATCCATGAATAGGTGTCAGTTATTATTGCTATATACTTATACAAATATTTTTCACTTCAGGTTGGCAATCGATCCAGTGATTTTCATCCTGAGGTTAGAAGAGTGAGACGTGAGGGCTCTTACATTTATGAGGAATTTATGCCAACTGGAGGGACAGATGTCAAGGTTGTATAGTTTGGTATCTCTTACCTGCATAGTAAATTTGTTTTGTATCTCAAATTATGCTAGTGGAAAAAGGCATAGTGAATAGCATGTTCAAGTCGGTTTTGAAATGATTGAATATCTGGAGTAGCACCTTATGTCTTTATAATTGATGAGTCTACTGTACTGTAGTGGAATATATTTTTGCTTTTGTGTTTACAGTTGAAGTACACCATTAGCTCATCTTTTATGATTGCTACAGGTATACACAGTTGGTCCAGAATATGCGCATGCTGAGGCAAGGAAGTCTCCTGTTGTTGATGGTGTCGTCATGAGAAATCCTGATGGCAAAGAAGTAAGTACATGTAGTTTGTTCTAGTCCAAAATGTTTAATATTCTTCCAATCTGTAGCTTTATTAGTCATTTTGTTTTATCTAGTAGCTGTGTGACTTATGCACCATTTCCCACATCTGAGAGTATCATACACATCCAGAAAATATTTTTCGCCAAACTCAATAAGTCAATAGGAATATTGATATTTGAATTTGTTTCTTGAAAGCTATTATGTTCAATGTCTGGTGTGACTAGACACAATGGTCAAGCTAGACTATCTGTATGAACTAAAATTGTGATTTGTgaaatattttgttatttttatttgacaGGTGCGATATCCTGTCTTATTGACACCTATGGAAAAACAAATGGCGAGAGAAGTCTGCATTGCATTCAGACAATCGGTATGTTATATCTCTTTGACAAAACACGGTCATGTTATAATCACTTGCTATTTTTATTGTAGACTCCTGGAATATTGTTTTATGTGGTGTTTTTTAGTCATTGAGTATCAATTTTTCAGAAACACTAATATTGTTGAGTACTGTTGAACCATTCTATTTTTACAGTTTCCTTGGACGTAAAAGGTCCTATGCATGACTATGCATATGTTTAGATATGCTGATGATTTTCTAATGAAATGGAATATACTTTGGTCCATTGTTAAAGTCGTACTTATTTTATAATTCTCATATGCTTTTATGATACTTCTAGGTACTTGGATGTTTTTCTTATAAATACTTCTGGGCCAATTATGAATTCCTTTTGTTGTGTGCAGGTCTGTGGATTTGATCTTTTGCGTTGTGAGGGGCGCTCCTATGTTTGTGATGTGAACGGGTGGAGCTTTGTGAAAAACTCCTACAAGTAAGGCTTTTATGACGAACAACTAAATTTTATGATATTGTTGTTGTAGTGGCTTTATCTGTGTCAATTGTCGTCAGTCACTTTTATGTTACATTTTCATTTATCAGTTCAGCTTCAAAACTTGTGTATCTTAAATGTTCAGAAGAATTGTCTTTCACCTTGTTGTTAATGACTGTATGTGGACAAAcagattttatttttcattttaaaaactcCTATCATTTTCATCAATTAGTGACAATGAGTTCTCTTAATCCttcctagttaatgatataATTATCTCAAACATGTTGCATTCAGTATTTAAAACTTACTGACTGGCAgatcttatttttatttatcattAAGTTTAATGATGTCAGGCACTTCTCTATCTTTCTTGACAAATGTAAGTGTTTCTTTTTCCTCGATGCAGGTATTACGATGATGCTGCTTGTGTTCTTAGGAAGATGTTTTTAGATGCCAAAGCTCCTCATCTTTCTTCAGTAATTCCACCAACTTTACCATGGAAAAGTAATGAACCAAGCCAGGCTTCTGAGGGTTTAACTCGTCAAGGGAGTGGAATCATTGGCACATTTGGGCAGTCTGAGGAGTTACGATGTGTGATTGCTATCATTCGTCAGTATGTTATATTTTTCCTTCTTCTCTCTTGATTTTATGtaggaatttttttttgtcCCTTCCCTTCTAAGCCTCGCTATGTTTTTGAGCAGTGGTGATAGAACTCCCAAACAAAAGGTGAAGCTGAAAGTGACTGAGGAAAAGCTTCTAAACTTGATGTTAAAGTACAATGGAGGACGCCCTAGATCTGAAGTTAATATTTGCTCTTTTACTTTTACTATTTTACGTTTTCACTTTTGCTTGCTCGAGATATTGTGTAGTCTAACCACTAGTTGCTGGTTCATTTTGTGTAGACAAAACTGAAAAGTGCTATCCAGTTGCAAGATCTGCTAGATGCCACTCGAATGCTTGTACCTCGTATCAGGTAGTCTCCAGATAACTCCATGAACTGCATCTCTAGCTTGCCAGTTGTTATGTTTATCATAATTTACATCATTTTACACCTTTCTTCCTTTCTCAAATTTGTATTTGAAGTCCTTGTGGCTAACATAAAACAGTTTGATATTTGATTTTTATATGAAAAAGCAGAAATGTTCTTCAatccttatttttttaaaaaaaataaacatttaagtGTTGAACGTACCATTCAAGATACATGCATACCCAACAGCATAAGTATTCTCAATTTTTAAGTGTtctcaattttaattatttattttttgcatTGTTTAGGCCTGGTCGAGAGAGTGACAGTGAAGCAGAAGATTTTGAGCATGCTGAAAAACTTCGCCAAGTTAAAGCTGTCCTTGAAGAGGTTCCATAGTAGTTTGAGATTTggcatttttctttatttacttAGCTAGTTCTAATGTGATCCAATGGCATAGATTatctgtgtgtgtgtgtgtgttgagTCCTAAATTCATTACAATATACCATTGAACTGCTTCTAATCATTTGCGAATTCTAATTTTTAGGGTGGACATTTCTCTGGAATTTATAGAAAGGTTCAATTAAAGCCACTAAAGTGGGTTAAAGTAGCAAAAGCTAATGGTGAAGGCGAGGAGGAGCGGCCAGTTGAGGCTTTAATGGTTCTTAAATATGGAGGTGTCCTGACACATGCAGGCAGGAAGCAGGTGCTGTTGTATTACTTTTATGCCTTGCTTGTTTGTTATGTTGTAGTTATTTTTACTTATCTtacttttcatttattttcaggCTGAAGAACTTGGTAGATATTTCCGAAACAACATGTATCCAGGTTACTTTCATACTTACTGGAATTTATGCAAAAAAATTTCTTGAACATATTTTCCTTGGCAACATGTGTCCTAGGTCCATGAAAACTCATCTTAAATTGGTCACCCTTGACCCAAGAGTAGGTGGTTTTCTCTCATAAGGTTTAAGGTTTGAGTCTATCGTGAGTTGTGAGTATCTATGTAGCAATTACTATTGTGTCATGTTCCTCAATACGGTAGGGTATGACAGGAATCCTAGTTTCAGTGAGATAAAGAGAGGAACAGCTATTCTTGCAATATATCTAGATACCTGATGATTTTGATTTAGGCAAGAACTTCAGAGGAAGTCAGCATTGTGTGTCATGGAGGCATACACATTTTTATGTTTTCAAGGTCAATTACAGTAGCATTTgattactaatttttttcttaaggtACTTTTTCATAATGGGTCTTTTATACAATTGCAGGTGAAGGAACTGGTCTGCTTCGCCTTCATAGTACGTATCGTCATGATCTAAAAATCTACAGTTCTGATGAGGGTCGTGTGCAGGTACACCGTACATCTGCACGAGCAGTTTCACATCCTTGTTcagcttttcaaatttttaaatcaattttttgtTGCTCGTATTGATGATTGTAAACTTGGCAACTTCAATGAGTAACCCGATTTTTAATCCAATTATAAACAGATGTCTGCAGCTGCATTCGCAAAAGGTCTGCTTGATTTAGAGGGTCAATTAACACCAATCCTGGTTGGCTTTTATCTTAATGCTGTATTTACTTTCGGTCATTGAGGATTTAGAACTGAGTCTGACTGTATCATATTTTTAAAGGTCTCCCTCGTAAGCAAGGACTCATCTATGTTGGACGGACTTGACAATGCCAGTGTTGAGATAAAAGAGGCCAAGGTTGCTATGCTTATTCTCATTACTATTATCACTGTGTTTCAGAGCTTAGCAaaagtgaaaaagaaaaaagaaaaacatatacatatgtGTGCTGTTAAATATTACGTAATGAagttatttgaatttaattgttattttataattcttGGATTTGATCAGTGTATTGTTCAGTTAGCTTCAACCTGCATAGAAGGCAGCGCTTTTCAGCAATCCAGAGTAGATTTACAAAGCAAATCCGATTAGTTTATTATTTGAGTGATCAGATTCTTTGTGTTACAACATATTTTAGTGCTAAAAGTTGTATTGAATATCAAAAATTGTTCTTCTCTTCCTTTATTTTCAACATTGGTCCAGAAGTACATAATCAATCTTCCTAAATGTTTTTGTGATATGCTCTTTCCCatttagtaattctttctcTTTTGCATTATATGTTTGCAGGCAAGGTTAAACGAGATCATCACTTCTAATGTTAAGACAGCAACAGCTCACAGCAATGGATCACCTTCATGGATGGCTGATGGAGCTGGACTGCCATTCAATGCTTTTGAACTTCTACCAAAATTGGTACTTACCTTTATGATGCTAGGAAGATTCttgttaaacatttatttcacgGCTAATAATATatctaaattattttgaattgatTCATAGGTAGAATTGACTAAGATGGTTACAGAACAAGTAAGGTTGCTAGCTAAGGATGAAGATGAAGAACTTACTGAGTCTAGTGCTTATGATGTGATTCCCCCTTACGACCAAGCAAAGGCCCTTGGAAAGACAAATATTGATATTGACCGCATTGCTGCTGGATTACCATGTGGTAGCGAAGGATTTCTTTTGATGTATGCTCGCTGGAGAAAGCTTGAAAGAGACTTGTACAACGAACGTAAAGTGTGAGTCTTTATTATTTCTACTTTATCTTTTTCGTCTCACTCTTGGATGTGGTTTTGCAAATTCTTGTCTGTTTCCTAATACTGTTTTTTTGGATTTTAAGTGGAATTAAATGAATTCCAGAAGATTTCATTTTCTCatgtttgcatttttttttattccttAAATGTAGTATCATGTTATAAGAAGGAAGTCTCTTACAAGATTTaaggaaattattttatttactacTCTCTACTCTTTTTCCTCCTAAAAGTTTTCCAAGGATTAAGATCCAAATAAGGCCTTTATATGGGGCCCAATACAAAGACGCATATTCTTTTGGaacattttacttttcaaatttgtaattttttaagaCAATAGGGTTTAATCTAAATAAGCCTTCACTTTTGTTGaaataaattttgatttctGAAGCCAagattattattcttaaatctGATGCATATGCTGAATCACCAGTCTTTGATATTATGGATTTAAATGCAGGCGGTTTGATATTACACAAATTCCTGATGTCTATGATTCCTGCAAGTAAGTTACCTGTCATCATTCTGCTTTGGATGCTTGGTGTTGGTGCTTTTACATTTTTGGGGTGTTAAAGACAAAGTTGTCCACATATTTTTCTGTCATTCTATTCACATGGGCATATACAATTTATGATGTCAGCCTGATATTGTTTAACGTTTTAAAATGCATTCGCTACGATTATTATACATCTAGATACCATCTTCTTTAGGTCTTTAAATTCTATTATATATCTTTAGCCTGTACAATCTTTACTGCTCTTTTGTACGAAGTGAAGAAAAGAAGCAGTTTAGATCAGATCTTTCCTATGCTGTTGCTAAAAATTATTTGGGCctctttctttcatttttttttttttttcttttcttatcaaTTAAATTATTTGTTGTTTTGAATGGTCACTT includes:
- the LOC115698500 gene encoding inositol hexakisphosphate and diphosphoinositol-pentakisphosphate kinase VIP1 isoform X1; amino-acid sequence: MQLDSDCVVFERTMEDDGDFLGKKVTVGVCVMEKKVKSSPEMFSAPMKQILDRLQAFGEFEIIHFGDKVILEEPVERWPICDCLIAFHSNGYPLEKAEAYAALRKPFLVNELEPQHLLHDRRKVYERLEMYGIPVPRYALVNREKPYQDLDYFVEEEDFVEVHNERFWKPFVEKPVDGDNHSIMIYYPSSAGGGMKELFRKVGNRSSDFHPEVRRVRREGSYIYEEFMPTGGTDVKVYTVGPEYAHAEARKSPVVDGVVMRNPDGKEVRYPVLLTPMEKQMAREVCIAFRQSVCGFDLLRCEGRSYVCDVNGWSFVKNSYKYYDDAACVLRKMFLDAKAPHLSSVIPPTLPWKSNEPSQASEGLTRQGSGIIGTFGQSEELRCVIAIIRHGDRTPKQKVKLKVTEEKLLNLMLKYNGGRPRSETKLKSAIQLQDLLDATRMLVPRIRPGRESDSEAEDFEHAEKLRQVKAVLEEGGHFSGIYRKVQLKPLKWVKVAKANGEGEEERPVEALMVLKYGGVLTHAGRKQAEELGRYFRNNMYPGEGTGLLRLHSTYRHDLKIYSSDEGRVQMSAAAFAKGLLDLEGQLTPILVSLVSKDSSMLDGLDNASVEIKEAKARLNEIITSNVKTATAHSNGSPSWMADGAGLPFNAFELLPKLVELTKMVTEQVRLLAKDEDEELTESSAYDVIPPYDQAKALGKTNIDIDRIAAGLPCGSEGFLLMYARWRKLERDLYNERKVRFDITQIPDVYDSCKYDLLHNAHLNLDGLDELFKVAQQLADGVIPNEYGINPKQKLKIGSKIARRLLGKMLIDLRNTREEAISVAELKCSQEQDSRLDTEKEDAEYQSMFNIKNDDMKKLSTNSEMLKVKIKNDDMRRTSTTTSEISLDQDEDDDKEPKYRLDPKYANVKTPERHVRTRLYFTSESHIHSLMNVLRYCNLDESLLEEESLVCHNALERLHNTKELDYMSYIVLRMFENTEVALEDPKRYRIEMTFSRGADLSPLEKNDSEAASLHQEHTLPIMGPERLQEVGSYLTLETLEKMVRPFAMPAEDFPPPSTPAGFSGYFSKSAAVLERLVNLWPFHKNVNTSGK
- the LOC115698500 gene encoding inositol hexakisphosphate and diphosphoinositol-pentakisphosphate kinase VIP1 isoform X2, with amino-acid sequence MQLDSDCVVFERTMEDDGDFLGKKVTVGVCVMEKKVKSSPEMFSAPMKQILDRLQAFGEFEIIHFGDKVILEEPVERWPICDCLIAFHSNGYPLEKAEAYAALRKPFLVNELEPQHLLHDRRKVYERLEMYGIPVPRYALVNREKPYQDLDYFVEEEDFVEVHNERFWKPFVEKPVDGDNHSIMIYYPSSAGGGMKELFRKVGNRSSDFHPEVRRVRREGSYIYEEFMPTGGTDVKVYTVGPEYAHAEARKSPVVDGVVMRNPDGKEVRYPVLLTPMEKQMAREVCIAFRQSVCGFDLLRCEGRSYVCDVNGWSFVKNSYKYYDDAACVLRKMFLDAKAPHLSSVIPPTLPWKSNEPSQASEGLTRQGSGIIGTFGQSEELRCVIAIIRHGDRTPKQKVKLKVTEEKLLNLMLKYNGGRPRSETKLKSAIQLQDLLDATRMLVPRIRPGRESDSEAEDFEHAEKLRQVKAVLEEGGHFSGIYRKVQLKPLKWVKVAKANGEGEEERPVEALMVLKYGGVLTHAGRKQAEELGRYFRNNMYPGEGTGLLRLHSTYRHDLKIYSSDEGRVQMSAAAFAKGLLDLEGQLTPILVSLVSKDSSMLDGLDNASVEIKEAKARLNEIITSNVKTATAHSNGSPSWMADGAGLPFNAFELLPKLVELTKMVTEQVRLLAKDEDEELTESSAYDVIPPYDQAKALGKTNIDIDRIAAGLPCGSEGFLLMYARWRKLERDLYNERKVRFDITQIPDVYDSCKYDLLHNAHLNLDGLDELFKVAQQLADGVIPNEYGINPKQKLKIGSKIARRLLGKMLIDLRNTREEAISVAELKCSQEQDSRLDTEKEDAEYQSMFNIKNDDMKKLSTNSEMLKVKIKNDDMRRTSTTTSEISLDQDEDDDKEPKYRLDPKYANVKTPERHVRTRLYFTSESHIHSLMNVLRYCNLDESLLEEESLVCHNALERLHNTKELDYMSYIVLRMFENTEVALEDPKRYRIEMTFSRGADLSPLEKNDSEAASLHQEHTLPIMGPERLQEVGSYLTLETLEKMVRPFAMPAEDFPPPSTPAGFSGYFSKSAAVLERLLLTSQLAA
- the LOC115698500 gene encoding inositol hexakisphosphate and diphosphoinositol-pentakisphosphate kinase VIP1 isoform X3, with product MQLDSDCVVFERTMEDDGDFLGKKVTVGVCVMEKKMFSAPMKQILDRLQAFGEFEIIHFGDKVILEEPVERWPICDCLIAFHSNGYPLEKAEAYAALRKPFLVNELEPQHLLHDRRKVYERLEMYGIPVPRYALVNREKPYQDLDYFVEEEDFVEVHNERFWKPFVEKPVDGDNHSIMIYYPSSAGGGMKELFRKVGNRSSDFHPEVRRVRREGSYIYEEFMPTGGTDVKVYTVGPEYAHAEARKSPVVDGVVMRNPDGKEVRYPVLLTPMEKQMAREVCIAFRQSVCGFDLLRCEGRSYVCDVNGWSFVKNSYKYYDDAACVLRKMFLDAKAPHLSSVIPPTLPWKSNEPSQASEGLTRQGSGIIGTFGQSEELRCVIAIIRHGDRTPKQKVKLKVTEEKLLNLMLKYNGGRPRSETKLKSAIQLQDLLDATRMLVPRIRPGRESDSEAEDFEHAEKLRQVKAVLEEGGHFSGIYRKVQLKPLKWVKVAKANGEGEEERPVEALMVLKYGGVLTHAGRKQAEELGRYFRNNMYPGEGTGLLRLHSTYRHDLKIYSSDEGRVQMSAAAFAKGLLDLEGQLTPILVSLVSKDSSMLDGLDNASVEIKEAKARLNEIITSNVKTATAHSNGSPSWMADGAGLPFNAFELLPKLVELTKMVTEQVRLLAKDEDEELTESSAYDVIPPYDQAKALGKTNIDIDRIAAGLPCGSEGFLLMYARWRKLERDLYNERKVRFDITQIPDVYDSCKYDLLHNAHLNLDGLDELFKVAQQLADGVIPNEYGINPKQKLKIGSKIARRLLGKMLIDLRNTREEAISVAELKCSQEQDSRLDTEKEDAEYQSMFNIKNDDMKKLSTNSEMLKVKIKNDDMRRTSTTTSEISLDQDEDDDKEPKYRLDPKYANVKTPERHVRTRLYFTSESHIHSLMNVLRYCNLDESLLEEESLVCHNALERLHNTKELDYMSYIVLRMFENTEVALEDPKRYRIEMTFSRGADLSPLEKNDSEAASLHQEHTLPIMGPERLQEVGSYLTLETLEKMVRPFAMPAEDFPPPSTPAGFSGYFSKSAAVLERLVNLWPFHKNVNTSGK